One Candidatus Binatia bacterium genomic window carries:
- a CDS encoding L,D-transpeptidase family protein, with protein MTNFVCHFVAILLTCCALSAICFAAPPSHHPDVTEAQPTPELVPPQEQQTLPRQGRGALYTIVVGRELIHEVAAGDTPAGLAKRYGVRLHTVLRRNGIRDPRRLRIGQRLVLSNRHIVPASFANGLVVDLPLLSLYWLHEGRVVANFPIAAGRPAWETPPGMYRIIGRRRNPTWYVPVSIQREMQAAGLRVRKRVLPGPDNPLGKYWIQLSAPGIGLHGTNAPWSVGRYATHGCIRLHEEHIEELFTKVPDGTPVAIVDEPVRLARTPDQRIFLEVLDRPEVWSPTQLESALEHAGLRAEIDWPLALQALTGRWGVAVDITATLLPESVYSPETDSAVHQSGEATH; from the coding sequence ATGACAAATTTTGTCTGCCATTTTGTTGCCATTCTTCTCACTTGCTGTGCGCTTTCCGCAATCTGCTTTGCAGCTCCTCCGAGCCATCATCCCGATGTCACCGAGGCGCAGCCGACGCCGGAACTGGTTCCGCCCCAAGAACAACAAACCCTGCCTCGCCAGGGCAGGGGTGCGCTCTACACCATTGTGGTCGGCCGTGAGCTGATCCACGAAGTAGCTGCCGGCGACACTCCTGCGGGTCTTGCCAAACGCTACGGTGTTCGCCTCCATACGGTTTTGCGTCGTAACGGGATCCGTGATCCCCGTCGGCTGCGCATCGGGCAACGGTTGGTTTTATCGAACCGCCACATCGTTCCCGCAAGCTTTGCCAACGGCTTGGTAGTGGATCTCCCCCTGTTAAGCCTTTATTGGCTCCACGAGGGACGGGTTGTTGCGAATTTCCCCATCGCCGCTGGCCGCCCAGCTTGGGAAACGCCGCCGGGAATGTACCGCATCATCGGGCGTCGTCGTAACCCCACCTGGTATGTGCCGGTGTCGATTCAACGGGAAATGCAAGCCGCTGGTCTGCGAGTACGGAAACGTGTTCTACCAGGTCCCGATAACCCCCTGGGCAAATACTGGATCCAGCTTTCCGCACCCGGGATTGGACTGCATGGCACCAATGCTCCGTGGAGCGTTGGGCGCTATGCGACACATGGTTGCATCCGCCTGCATGAGGAGCACATCGAAGAGCTCTTCACCAAAGTGCCAGACGGGACGCCCGTGGCCATCGTTGATGAACCTGTTCGCCTCGCGCGTACTCCTGACCAAAGGATCTTCTTGGAGGTCCTCGACCGTCCAGAGGTGTGGTCGCCAACCCAGCTCGAGAGTGCTTTGGAACATGCTGGGCTGCGGGCGGAAATTGACTGGCCGCTAGCGCTCCAAGCGTTAACGGGCCGGTGGGGCGTGGCCGTGGATATTACCGCAACCCTGTTGCCTGAGTCAGTCTACTCCCCGGAAACCGACTCTGCGGTTCACCAATCAGGCGAAGCGACGCACTAA
- a CDS encoding C69 family dipeptidase, protein MSSIGVRVSCDSLVALSSVTATGATLFAKNSDRPALECQPLCDVPAGEHAADEQVRCTYISVPQVQRTHRVIGSRPYWCWGFEHGLNEHGVVIGNHTVFTKEPVAASGLLGMDLVRLGLERATTAREAVRVMSELLATYGQGGSGFADKDWPYHNSFLVADPHEAFVWETSGRHWALRQVRDVASVSNHLTIGTDWDELGPDTVSYAVEQGWWTAEVVERFDFAKAYRDTEVVPPVISSGRHRRTCELLGSAKGKISPALLRQWMRDHYGRTNPRAGVNPSEPEYFTVCMHADPVGTTTASMIAEFVAGTRNAIYWACLGSPCVGAFLPLFLDLTLPEVLTRGGQEYSADSAWWRMRGLLERVEQDWEGRLPVVRAVLDPVEQALAAEAAELSDADLEQRQAFLNVAVEEVLEVVDDLVRRFA, encoded by the coding sequence ATGAGTTCGATCGGTGTGCGCGTTAGTTGCGACTCGTTAGTGGCCTTGAGTTCCGTAACGGCCACTGGGGCCACCTTGTTTGCCAAGAACAGTGATCGCCCTGCCCTGGAATGTCAGCCGCTCTGCGACGTCCCGGCGGGAGAGCATGCTGCGGATGAGCAAGTTCGTTGTACGTACATCTCTGTTCCGCAGGTGCAACGCACGCATCGGGTCATAGGATCGCGCCCGTACTGGTGCTGGGGTTTCGAACATGGGCTCAACGAGCATGGGGTTGTGATTGGCAATCATACGGTGTTCACGAAGGAGCCGGTTGCTGCCTCCGGGCTTTTGGGTATGGACCTTGTCCGCCTGGGTCTCGAGCGTGCGACGACTGCCCGAGAAGCCGTACGCGTCATGAGCGAGTTGCTGGCGACATACGGCCAAGGGGGCTCGGGCTTCGCGGACAAAGACTGGCCGTACCATAACTCGTTCCTCGTTGCCGATCCGCACGAGGCCTTTGTTTGGGAGACTTCGGGGCGGCACTGGGCGCTGCGGCAGGTGCGCGACGTTGCCAGCGTTTCCAACCACCTAACCATCGGCACCGACTGGGACGAGCTCGGCCCGGACACGGTGTCCTACGCTGTGGAGCAGGGCTGGTGGACCGCTGAGGTGGTGGAGCGCTTCGACTTCGCGAAGGCGTATCGGGACACTGAGGTTGTGCCACCGGTGATTTCCTCGGGACGGCATCGAAGAACTTGCGAACTCTTGGGAAGCGCGAAGGGAAAGATCTCGCCGGCGTTGCTTCGTCAATGGATGCGCGATCATTATGGGCGCACCAACCCGCGCGCTGGGGTCAACCCGAGCGAACCAGAGTATTTCACCGTGTGCATGCACGCGGATCCGGTCGGCACCACCACAGCGAGCATGATTGCTGAGTTTGTGGCAGGGACGCGTAACGCGATTTACTGGGCGTGTTTGGGCTCGCCGTGCGTGGGCGCGTTCTTGCCGTTGTTTTTGGATCTCACCCTCCCTGAGGTGCTGACCCGCGGTGGACAAGAATATTCTGCGGATTCTGCGTGGTGGCGCATGCGCGGGTTGTTGGAGCGGGTGGAGCAAGATTGGGAAGGCCGTTTGCCGGTCGTGCGGGCCGTGCTCGATCCCGTAGAGCAGGCGCTGGCGGCTGAGGCAGCGGAGCTTTCGGATGCCGATTTGGAACAGCGGCAAGCTTTCCTGAACGTGGCCGTGGAAGAAGTGCTCGAGGTCGTGGACGACTTAGTGCGTCGCTTCGCCTGA
- a CDS encoding enoyl-CoA hydratase/isomerase family protein: MGEYETLQVEWQGSVGVVTLHRPERLNAWTPTMGKELVEAFRAFDADSGIRVVVLAGAGRAFCSGADLDFFRAQARSGEREGGVTRSEDFPLLLRQFSKPTIAALHGYALGVGATMALLCDLRIASSETQIGFLFARLGLMAELGSTYLLPRLVGLARACELLFTGKMYSAEQCAAWGLINRVVPPGQALEQALALASEIAECAPLSLRLTRQALYEGLENSFPGQLRLESLSLHYLYGTADHKEALQAASEKRSPVFTGR; encoded by the coding sequence GTGGGAGAGTACGAAACACTACAGGTTGAATGGCAAGGGAGCGTAGGTGTGGTCACTTTACACCGGCCGGAGCGGTTGAACGCTTGGACCCCAACGATGGGCAAGGAACTCGTCGAAGCGTTTCGCGCCTTCGATGCGGACAGCGGCATCCGCGTGGTGGTGCTGGCTGGAGCTGGCCGGGCTTTCTGCTCCGGGGCCGATTTGGACTTCTTCCGTGCACAAGCTCGCAGTGGAGAGAGGGAAGGCGGAGTGACCCGCAGCGAGGACTTCCCCCTGCTGCTCCGTCAGTTCTCGAAACCGACCATTGCCGCTTTACACGGCTACGCCCTCGGCGTCGGTGCAACGATGGCCCTGCTTTGCGACCTACGGATTGCCAGCAGCGAAACGCAAATTGGCTTCCTGTTTGCCCGGTTAGGCTTAATGGCTGAGCTGGGCTCGACCTATCTTCTACCCCGCCTTGTCGGCCTTGCCCGTGCCTGCGAGCTCCTCTTTACAGGGAAAATGTACAGTGCGGAGCAGTGCGCTGCGTGGGGTTTGATTAACCGCGTCGTCCCGCCCGGCCAAGCGCTCGAGCAAGCGTTGGCCCTAGCATCAGAGATCGCCGAGTGTGCGCCGTTATCGCTGCGCCTTACCCGCCAGGCCCTCTACGAGGGGCTGGAAAATTCCTTTCCCGGCCAGCTCCGCTTGGAGTCGCTTTCTCTCCACTATTTATACGGGACGGCGGATCACAAAGAAGCCCTTCAGGCCGCTTCGGAAAAGCGTTCGCCTGTGTTCACCGGCCGTTGA
- a CDS encoding glycosyltransferase has translation MSQSRQSGVSVVIPAYNAAEELAETVRKVRSELSLLDSPVEIVVVDDGSTDDTTRVASSLAGVRLLRSSCNRGKGWAVYRGVMQASFPVVCFTDADGPFLPGSYRAVVEPVLAGAPFVIGSRRLPGSEMLVSMSALNYAARRHLIGIGFNRCVRWCLPLRITDTQCGLKAFSREVGIELCQRVRSLRYLFDLELLLAARELGVPVTEVPVSVAYRDRKTSLRLFRESIVMAVGLGGIALRAYGGTYRVPNPKIASLVTDEAALIEGAVGSRPR, from the coding sequence ATGAGCCAAAGTCGGCAAAGCGGGGTCTCGGTTGTCATTCCGGCATACAACGCGGCGGAAGAGTTGGCCGAGACGGTTCGTAAGGTTCGGAGCGAACTCTCTCTACTGGACAGCCCCGTCGAAATCGTGGTCGTGGACGATGGGAGTACGGACGATACCACTCGTGTGGCTTCGAGCTTGGCGGGTGTGCGGTTGCTGCGGTCGTCGTGCAACCGGGGCAAGGGGTGGGCTGTGTACCGGGGCGTGATGCAGGCGTCGTTTCCCGTGGTGTGTTTCACGGATGCTGACGGTCCGTTTTTGCCAGGCAGTTACCGGGCAGTGGTCGAGCCCGTTCTCGCTGGGGCGCCCTTTGTGATTGGATCCCGCCGATTGCCTGGCTCGGAGATGTTGGTGAGCATGAGTGCGCTGAACTACGCCGCGCGCCGGCACTTGATTGGCATAGGTTTCAACCGGTGTGTCCGTTGGTGTTTGCCCCTACGCATCACGGATACGCAGTGTGGCTTGAAGGCGTTTTCACGGGAGGTGGGAATCGAACTGTGTCAAAGGGTGCGTTCCTTACGTTACCTGTTCGACTTGGAGCTCTTGCTCGCCGCGCGGGAGCTCGGAGTCCCGGTGACGGAGGTCCCAGTGTCGGTAGCCTACCGCGACCGTAAGACGTCTTTACGCCTGTTTCGGGAATCTATTGTGATGGCCGTTGGGCTTGGGGGCATCGCCTTGCGCGCGTACGGCGGAACATATCGGGTGCCGAATCCGAAGATAGCTAGCCTCGTAACTGATGAGGCTGCTTTAATCGAGGGTGCGGTGGGGAGCAGACCTCGGTAG
- a CDS encoding SurA N-terminal domain-containing protein, with translation MVLHSLRRSGIDWAVVIGLALAACLAAGQEAGAPAAVVNGAPIPRKVVDQIVAGIVAVKGAGEGGAQREEWERSALESLIDFELLYQEARRVGVNVDSEEVEKEIERSRGKFGGEEKWQRALAERGWTLADLKRDTERAIVVQRFLETVVWKEVRVESHAVDDFYRRNQDEFRHPRQVRLKHAFVAVQSPTPEGWRAAERAAGVVRQKWLSGATNSVGPAEVKGVLEEELGWVGPGELDPEVERVVFDLATGEASKPVRHGNGVHVFLVEGKREAGIVPLEEARTKIEAVLRKRERQRLRDELVARLRQQADIRYP, from the coding sequence ATGGTTCTGCACTCACTCCGTCGTAGTGGCATCGACTGGGCCGTGGTAATAGGGCTGGCACTCGCAGCCTGTCTGGCAGCAGGGCAAGAAGCTGGAGCGCCAGCGGCAGTGGTGAATGGCGCGCCGATTCCGCGCAAGGTCGTCGATCAAATCGTCGCCGGAATTGTGGCAGTCAAGGGTGCTGGCGAAGGCGGCGCACAACGGGAGGAGTGGGAACGATCTGCCCTCGAGTCGTTGATCGACTTCGAGCTACTGTATCAAGAGGCCCGGCGGGTGGGAGTGAACGTGGACAGTGAGGAAGTCGAGAAGGAGATCGAACGGTCCAGGGGCAAGTTCGGTGGGGAAGAAAAATGGCAGCGCGCGCTTGCCGAGCGGGGCTGGACGTTGGCGGACCTCAAGAGGGATACCGAGCGGGCAATAGTGGTGCAGCGATTCTTGGAAACGGTGGTATGGAAAGAAGTCCGGGTGGAGTCGCACGCTGTTGATGATTTCTACCGCCGAAACCAGGACGAGTTCCGCCACCCGCGGCAAGTTCGCTTGAAGCATGCATTCGTAGCGGTGCAGTCTCCCACTCCCGAGGGGTGGCGTGCCGCGGAGCGCGCCGCGGGAGTCGTTCGGCAGAAATGGTTGTCTGGGGCGACGAACTCGGTTGGCCCTGCGGAAGTAAAAGGCGTATTGGAAGAAGAGCTTGGCTGGGTGGGGCCGGGCGAGTTGGACCCTGAAGTAGAGCGAGTGGTGTTCGATTTGGCGACGGGCGAGGCATCAAAGCCCGTTCGGCATGGCAATGGCGTGCATGTGTTTCTTGTCGAGGGGAAACGGGAGGCGGGCATCGTTCCGCTCGAAGAGGCGCGCACCAAAATTGAAGCAGTGCTGCGCAAGCGCGAACGCCAGCGTTTGCGCGATGAACTGGTGGCCCGCCTGCGGCAGCAAGCGGACATCCGGTACCCGTAG